The Brasilonema sennae CENA114 genome includes a region encoding these proteins:
- a CDS encoding Fur family transcriptional regulator — MYTSDTLKAELKAKGYRFTPQRQVIFKIFQHVVKGDHLSAEKVHQLLVERGEGMSLSTVYRTLKIMARMGILRELELAQAQKYYELNTTSNFHHHHIVCVQCHQGLEFGNQAIIKQATKQVKKAGLELIDCQLTLHAICPEAIQKGWPASVPTHWICSRVTKTNNEFENTA, encoded by the coding sequence CACCCCGCAACGTCAAGTTATTTTTAAAATTTTTCAACATGTGGTTAAAGGTGATCATCTCAGCGCAGAAAAAGTACACCAGTTACTGGTTGAGCGTGGAGAGGGGATGAGTTTGTCTACAGTGTATCGCACTCTAAAAATTATGGCGCGGATGGGAATTTTGCGAGAATTAGAATTAGCACAGGCACAAAAGTACTACGAACTCAACACCACCTCTAATTTTCATCACCATCATATTGTTTGTGTCCAATGTCATCAGGGTCTTGAATTTGGCAATCAAGCTATTATCAAACAAGCGACCAAACAAGTGAAAAAAGCTGGGCTGGAACTTATCGACTGTCAGCTAACGCTTCATGCCATTTGTCCAGAAGCTATACAAAAGGGATGGCCTGCATCAGTACCAACTCATTGGATTTGTTCAAGAGTTACCAAGACAAATAACGAGTTTGAAAACACGGCCTAG
- the dprA gene encoding DNA-processing protein DprA, with protein sequence MGQERAYWLAWSQISGVGPILLQRLQQHFGTLAAAWDAKPTELGQVEGFGFQTLQKVVQQRSRLHPEQFLQQHQQQNPNFWTPADADYPRLLLEIPSPPPIVYYRGEIDLQENLAQKQLVGIVGTRQPSEYGMRWTRQISTALAKNGFTVVSGLAEGIDTESHGATVKAGGRTIAVLGTGVDVVYPSKNIELYKQILTAGLVVSEYPAKTPPDRTHFPRRNRIIAGLSRAVLVMEAPIKSGALITASYANDFGRDVYALPGRLDDHSSQGCLKLLSQGATPIVKELDELLKMLGAIPQLDSVEASPSVQQLTLPSLPPELQRVMDAITSEALAFDFIVQQTGIATPEVSSALLQLELMGLVSQLPGMRYQRCS encoded by the coding sequence TTGGGACAAGAACGTGCATATTGGCTAGCTTGGTCGCAAATTTCAGGAGTTGGTCCAATATTATTACAACGGTTGCAGCAGCATTTTGGTACACTGGCAGCAGCTTGGGACGCAAAACCTACAGAGTTGGGACAAGTAGAAGGTTTTGGTTTTCAAACGCTGCAAAAAGTAGTGCAACAACGTTCTCGTTTACATCCTGAACAATTTTTGCAGCAACACCAACAGCAAAACCCGAATTTTTGGACACCAGCAGATGCAGACTATCCTCGCTTACTATTGGAAATACCTAGTCCACCGCCGATTGTGTACTATCGTGGTGAAATAGATTTGCAAGAAAATCTGGCACAAAAACAACTCGTCGGGATTGTAGGGACACGCCAACCCTCAGAGTATGGTATGCGATGGACTCGCCAAATTAGTACGGCTTTGGCAAAAAATGGGTTCACGGTTGTTTCTGGTTTGGCAGAGGGAATTGATACTGAAAGTCACGGCGCTACTGTGAAAGCTGGAGGACGCACAATCGCAGTTTTAGGTACAGGTGTAGATGTTGTCTATCCATCTAAAAATATCGAACTCTACAAACAGATTTTGACTGCAGGCTTGGTTGTAAGTGAGTATCCAGCAAAGACACCACCTGATCGCACCCATTTTCCTCGTCGCAACAGAATTATCGCAGGTTTAAGTCGTGCTGTGCTGGTGATGGAAGCACCGATCAAATCAGGTGCTTTGATTACTGCAAGTTACGCAAATGATTTTGGGCGAGATGTCTATGCACTTCCTGGAAGACTGGATGATCACTCATCGCAAGGGTGTTTAAAACTGCTTAGCCAAGGCGCGACTCCGATTGTTAAGGAATTAGACGAACTATTAAAAATGCTGGGAGCAATACCACAACTAGATTCTGTTGAAGCATCCCCATCAGTGCAGCAGTTAACTTTACCAAGTTTACCACCAGAACTTCAACGAGTTATGGATGCAATTACTTCAGAAGCTTTAGCGTTTGATTTTATTGTTCAACAAACGGGCATAGCTACGCCTGAGGTTTCGAGTGCTTTGTTGCAATTGGAGTTGATGGGTTTAGTTTCGCAATTACCGGGGATGCGGTATCAGCGGTGCTCATAG